Proteins encoded in a region of the Onychostoma macrolepis isolate SWU-2019 chromosome 20, ASM1243209v1, whole genome shotgun sequence genome:
- the LOC131527752 gene encoding uncharacterized protein LOC131527752, which translates to MSASGEECPVCRENIQNPSQPSPCCGKVICQRCLSQSIRYRAHCPYCRSSVDNGDYENNTFLPPRRRRRMHPILPADFQSFNSRRPIGANIHARLGQLRDSMGQQAGTAAQGSLPYQAAVPPAPQNQTPFPLISSARPVPMPRTRASFVNLIAAPQPAPFTAAPYSGLIQVLPPPAPAALPLNPVLSQDNVQAAMDEWPWQTEISLMEMNPQSQGLTVRTFVCPYCQENGLDELDLRDHCNEHHANDSKRVVCPVCVRTLHGDPQYYSRNFIGHLNLRHCYYLDDITNLNQTDEMNIQCAILASYRESF; encoded by the exons ATGTCCGCTTCAGGGGAAGAGTGTCCTGTATGCAGGGAAAACATACAGAATCCTTCTCAACCGTCTCCATGCTGTGGAAAAGT AATTTGCCAGCGATGCCTCAGTCAGTCTATTCGATACAGGGCTCATTGTCCATACTGCAGAAGCTCAGTAGACAACGgtgattatgaaaataatacatTCCTG ccTCCTAGAAGGAGAAGGCGTATGCACCCAATCCTGCCAGCAGATTTTCAATCATTTAATTCAAGAAGACCTATTGGTGCAAACATACATGC TCGCCTTGGCCAACTTCGAGACTCAATGGGACAACAGGCAGGCACTGCTGCTCAAGGCAGTCTGCCCTATCAGGCTGCAGTGCCACCTGCCCCACAGAATCAAACCCCTTTCCCTTTAATTTCCTCTGCACGGCCCGTTCCTATGCCTCGGACCAGAGCTTCATTTGTGAATTTAATTGCTGCCCCACAACCGGCACCCTTTACTGCTGCCCCGTATAGTGGTCTTATCCAAGTCCTCCCGCCACCTGCCCCTGCCGCACTCCCGCTAAACCCTGTCCTGTCCCAGGATAATGTGCAGGCTGCAATGGATGAATG GCCATGGCAAACGGAGATCAGTCTAATGGAGATGAATCCACAATCTCAGGG tttaaCTGTGAGGACTTTTGTGTGTCCGTACTGCCAGGAGAATGGACTGGATGAACTCGATCTACGTGATCACTGCAATGAACATCATGCCAATGACAGCAAACGTGTG GTGTGTCCAGTGTGTGTGCGGACGCTCCACGGTGATCCACAGTACTACAGCCGTAACTTCATTGGCCACCTCAACCTGCGTCACTGCTACTATCTGGATGATATAACT AATCTCAACCAGACTGATGAGATGAACATCCAGTGTGCAATTCTAGCATCATATAGGGAGAGTTTTTAG